Proteins from a genomic interval of Kitasatospora kifunensis:
- a CDS encoding ROK family transcriptional regulator has protein sequence MTDTTSTPRPGTPSRLRAINDRAALDLLLEHGPLSRTRIGALTGLSKPTASQLLARLEAAQLVVPVGTSAGGPGPNAQLYQLNPAAGYVAGLDVTTAHIRFAVADITGATLAEHLLPTPGRQAAGTIARVAEGLAETVRRAGLEPGCLSEIAIGTPGALDPATGKLRYAAHLPGWHSPKLAEELRQALGAPVAIENDVNLAAVAERVLGSARGCADFVLLWAEEGIGAAITIGGRLHRGFTGGAGEVGYMPVPGAPVVRNVRRENSGGFQELAGASAVLALAKRYKLPGRTAEAAIERALATPGAGEEFLAELANRLATGLAAIVAVVDPELVVLCGGIPTAGGEQLRELVQEELTGLAVPRPKLLSSTVPGSPVLHGALHHALTAARERAFTTA, from the coding sequence GTGACCGACACCACCAGCACCCCCCGCCCCGGCACTCCCAGCCGACTGCGGGCGATCAACGACCGGGCGGCGCTCGACCTGCTGCTCGAGCACGGCCCGCTCTCCCGGACCCGGATCGGCGCCCTGACCGGCCTGTCCAAGCCCACCGCCTCCCAGTTGCTGGCCCGCCTGGAGGCGGCCCAACTGGTCGTCCCGGTGGGCACCAGCGCGGGCGGCCCCGGGCCCAACGCCCAGCTCTACCAGCTCAATCCGGCCGCCGGCTACGTGGCGGGCCTGGACGTGACGACCGCTCACATCCGGTTCGCGGTGGCCGACATCACCGGCGCCACCCTGGCCGAGCACCTGCTGCCCACCCCGGGCCGGCAGGCCGCCGGCACCATCGCCCGGGTCGCCGAGGGCTTGGCCGAGACGGTGCGCCGAGCCGGCCTCGAACCGGGCTGCCTGAGCGAGATCGCCATCGGAACCCCCGGCGCGCTCGACCCGGCCACCGGCAAGCTGCGCTACGCCGCCCACCTGCCCGGCTGGCACTCCCCCAAGCTGGCCGAGGAGCTGCGGCAGGCGCTGGGCGCGCCGGTGGCGATCGAGAACGACGTCAACCTGGCCGCCGTCGCCGAGCGCGTGCTCGGCTCGGCGCGCGGCTGCGCGGACTTCGTGCTGCTCTGGGCCGAGGAGGGCATCGGCGCCGCGATCACCATCGGCGGCCGGCTGCACCGCGGCTTCACCGGCGGCGCCGGCGAGGTCGGCTACATGCCGGTGCCCGGCGCACCGGTGGTCCGCAACGTCCGCCGGGAGAACTCCGGCGGGTTCCAGGAACTGGCCGGAGCCAGCGCGGTGCTGGCCCTGGCCAAGCGGTACAAGCTGCCCGGCCGAACGGCCGAGGCGGCGATCGAGCGCGCACTCGCCACCCCGGGTGCGGGCGAGGAGTTCCTCGCCGAGCTGGCCAACCGGCTGGCCACCGGCCTCGCGGCGATCGTCGCGGTGGTCGATCCCGAACTCGTCGTGCTCTGCGGCGGGATCCCGACCGCGGGCGGCGAGCAGCTGCGCGAGCTCGTCCAGGAGGAGCTCACCGGCCTCGCGGTGCCGCGCCCCAAGCTGCTCAGCAGCACGGTGCCCGGCTCGCCCGTGCTGCACGGCGCACTGCACCACGCCCTGACCGCCGCACGGGAGAGGGCCTTCACCACCGCCTGA
- a CDS encoding mechanosensitive ion channel family protein, with product MSWSGLPALLSQAPSPPAEPPVLRLPTSASEVSDSTRQAASWLDTNWQSWVEGAIRIVIIVVLALLLRAAVRKLISQFIHRMTREPQGDEESTSRLGGLLVNTERRQQRSAAIGSVLRSVASFTIMGTAALMVLSALGMDLAPLLASAGVAGVAIGFGARNLVTDFLSGVFMIMEDQYGVGDEIDTGVATGTVLEVGLRVTKLRGANGEIWYIRNGEVKRIANMSQGWSTATVDVQVGYRERLDKVSDLILQTAEQFAKESPWDELLWDPVEVLGVESVAADTVVLRVQARTMPGKSVLVSRGLRQRLKDAFDEAGIKLKEETTVPVAAAPAAAVADALPPSALADPASARSLAARPIPAPTPEEQQAFGKLP from the coding sequence GTGAGCTGGTCCGGTCTCCCGGCCCTTCTCTCCCAAGCCCCCAGTCCGCCCGCCGAGCCGCCCGTCCTGCGGCTGCCCACCAGCGCGAGCGAGGTGTCGGACAGTACCCGGCAGGCCGCCTCCTGGCTCGACACCAACTGGCAGAGCTGGGTCGAGGGCGCGATACGGATCGTCATCATCGTGGTGCTCGCGCTGCTGCTGCGGGCCGCGGTGCGCAAGCTGATCTCGCAGTTCATACACCGCATGACCCGCGAGCCGCAGGGTGACGAGGAGTCGACCAGCCGGCTGGGCGGACTGCTCGTCAACACCGAGCGCCGTCAGCAGCGCTCGGCGGCGATCGGCTCGGTGCTGCGCAGCGTGGCCTCGTTCACCATCATGGGCACCGCCGCGCTGATGGTGCTCTCGGCGCTCGGCATGGACCTGGCTCCGCTGCTGGCCAGCGCCGGAGTGGCCGGAGTGGCGATCGGTTTCGGCGCCCGCAACCTGGTGACCGACTTCCTCTCCGGGGTCTTCATGATCATGGAGGACCAGTACGGCGTCGGGGACGAGATCGACACCGGCGTGGCCACCGGCACGGTGCTGGAGGTCGGCCTGCGGGTGACCAAGCTGCGCGGCGCGAACGGCGAGATCTGGTACATCCGCAACGGCGAGGTGAAGCGGATCGCGAACATGAGCCAGGGCTGGTCGACCGCGACGGTGGACGTCCAGGTCGGCTACCGCGAGCGGCTGGACAAGGTGAGCGACCTGATCCTGCAGACCGCCGAGCAGTTCGCCAAGGAGTCGCCCTGGGACGAGCTGCTCTGGGACCCGGTGGAGGTGCTGGGCGTGGAGTCGGTGGCCGCCGACACCGTGGTGCTGCGGGTGCAGGCCAGGACCATGCCGGGCAAGTCGGTGCTGGTCAGCCGGGGGCTGCGGCAGCGGCTCAAGGACGCCTTCGACGAGGCCGGCATCAAGTTGAAGGAGGAGACGACCGTCCCGGTCGCCGCCGCCCCGGCCGCCGCCGTGGCGGACGCGCTGCCGCCCTCCGCACTCGCCGACCCGGCCTCGGCCCGCTCGCTGGCCGCCCGGCCGATCCCGGCGCCCACGCCGGAGGAACAGCAGGCCTTCGGCAAGCTGCCCTAG
- a CDS encoding family 4 glycosyl hydrolase: MSLKLAIVGGGSTYTPELIDGFARLRDRLPIGELVLIDPAAERLELIGGLARRIFAKQGHPGTITTTQDLDAGVADADAVLLQLRIGGQAARGEDETWPLECGCVGQETTGAGGLAKALRTVPVVLDIAEKVRRANPAAWIVDFTNPVGIVTRALLDAGHKAVGLCNVAIGFQRKFAAHLEVAPELIRLDHVGLNHLTWERGVTLLDAPGAAGGREVLPELLAGFGPQIAADLQLPLPAIQRLGVVPSYYLRYFYQHDEVVEELREKGSRAGQVAAIERELLTMYADPTLDAKPELLGKRGGAFYSEAAVQLLAALLGTGGVAHDVQVVNTRNDGILPFLPDEAVIEVPAEVGAGGVKALPQRPVEPLYRGLIAAVTAYEELALEAALKGGRDRVEAALLAHPLVGQLDLAEQLTDRLLAHNGQYLDWA, translated from the coding sequence ATGTCACTCAAACTCGCCATCGTCGGCGGCGGTTCCACCTACACGCCCGAACTCATCGACGGCTTCGCCCGGTTGCGCGATCGGCTGCCGATCGGCGAGCTGGTGCTGATCGACCCGGCCGCCGAACGGCTGGAGCTGATCGGCGGCCTGGCCCGGCGGATCTTCGCCAAGCAGGGCCACCCGGGCACCATCACCACCACCCAGGACCTCGACGCCGGCGTGGCCGACGCGGACGCCGTACTGCTGCAACTGCGGATCGGCGGACAGGCAGCGCGGGGCGAGGACGAGACCTGGCCGCTGGAGTGCGGCTGCGTGGGCCAGGAGACCACCGGCGCGGGCGGACTGGCCAAGGCGCTGCGCACCGTGCCCGTGGTGCTGGACATCGCGGAGAAGGTCCGCCGGGCCAACCCGGCGGCCTGGATCGTCGACTTCACCAATCCGGTCGGCATCGTCACCCGGGCGCTGCTGGACGCGGGCCACAAGGCGGTGGGCCTGTGCAACGTGGCGATCGGGTTCCAGCGCAAGTTCGCCGCCCACCTGGAGGTGGCACCGGAGTTGATCCGCCTGGACCACGTCGGGCTGAACCACCTGACCTGGGAGCGCGGCGTCACGCTGCTGGACGCACCCGGAGCGGCGGGCGGGCGCGAGGTGCTGCCGGAGCTGCTCGCCGGTTTCGGGCCGCAGATCGCCGCGGACCTGCAGCTGCCACTGCCGGCGATCCAGCGGCTCGGCGTGGTGCCCTCCTACTACCTGCGCTACTTCTACCAGCACGACGAGGTGGTCGAGGAGCTGCGCGAGAAGGGCTCGCGGGCCGGCCAGGTCGCCGCCATCGAACGCGAGTTGCTGACGATGTACGCGGACCCGACGCTGGACGCCAAGCCCGAGCTGCTGGGCAAGCGCGGCGGCGCCTTCTACTCGGAGGCCGCGGTGCAGCTGCTGGCGGCGCTGCTCGGAACGGGTGGCGTGGCGCACGACGTGCAGGTGGTCAACACCCGCAACGACGGCATCCTGCCCTTCCTGCCGGACGAGGCCGTGATCGAGGTACCCGCCGAGGTCGGGGCGGGCGGCGTGAAGGCACTGCCGCAGCGACCCGTCGAACCGCTCTACCGGGGCCTGATCGCCGCCGTCACCGCCTACGAGGAGCTGGCCCTGGAAGCGGCCCTGAAGGGCGGCCGGGACCGGGTCGAAGCCGCCCTGCTGGCGCACCCGCTGGTCGGCCAGCTCGACCTGGCCGAGCAGCTGACGGACCGCCTGCTGGCGCACAACGGCCAGTACCTGGACTGGGCCTGA
- a CDS encoding extracellular solute-binding protein, which yields MPPAPVLPGGRVSQTRTHRLAAAVALSASVALLATACTGTDSTGTDQSANGKDVTITFWHGWSQDNETKAIDANIAAFEQLHPNIHVKVVANISDDKSEQALRAGGPNAPDVVSSFTTDNVGKFCDSKIWVDLNPLLKQDGIDPTATFPAQMLKYSQFEGDQCSLPLLGDAYGLYYNKKAFAAAGITAPPRTLSEFDADAVKLTIPSGDSYQQLGFMPDYHGYESAPAHYLGQWGTSYFGPDGKANLATDPTVADMLGWQRGLVNKLGGYDKLEKFRTTFGDEYSAKNPFETGQVAMAIDGEWRTQSIADDNASLDWATAPFPVPDAQAATYGRGYLTGTIIGIARTSQKQAAAWQLVKYLTTDTDAVVNFANAIHNVPSTIAALNSPKLTSDPNFKTFLDVARNPNSSTTPASINGGAYQVSLQNFAYDVESGKQTDLAGGLAATDKEIDAAVAQAK from the coding sequence ATGCCGCCCGCCCCCGTACTCCCAGGAGGACGCGTGTCCCAGACCCGTACCCACCGGCTCGCCGCCGCGGTGGCCCTGAGCGCGAGCGTCGCGCTGCTGGCCACCGCCTGCACCGGCACCGACTCCACCGGCACCGACCAGTCGGCGAACGGCAAGGACGTCACCATCACCTTCTGGCACGGCTGGAGCCAGGACAACGAGACCAAGGCGATCGACGCCAACATCGCCGCCTTCGAGCAGCTGCACCCGAACATCCACGTCAAGGTGGTCGCCAACATCTCCGACGACAAGAGCGAACAGGCGCTGCGGGCGGGCGGTCCAAACGCCCCCGACGTGGTCTCCTCCTTCACCACCGACAACGTGGGCAAGTTCTGCGACTCCAAGATCTGGGTCGACCTCAACCCGCTGCTCAAGCAGGACGGCATCGACCCGACGGCCACCTTCCCGGCCCAGATGCTCAAGTACAGCCAGTTCGAGGGCGACCAGTGCTCGCTGCCGCTGCTCGGCGACGCCTACGGGCTCTACTACAACAAGAAGGCCTTCGCCGCCGCCGGGATCACCGCGCCACCCAGGACGCTGAGCGAATTCGACGCCGACGCCGTGAAGTTGACCATCCCCAGCGGGGACAGCTACCAGCAGCTCGGCTTCATGCCCGACTACCACGGCTACGAGTCGGCCCCCGCGCACTACCTCGGCCAGTGGGGCACCAGCTACTTCGGCCCGGACGGCAAGGCGAACCTGGCCACCGACCCCACGGTCGCCGACATGCTCGGCTGGCAGCGCGGCCTGGTGAACAAGCTGGGCGGCTACGACAAGTTGGAGAAGTTCCGCACCACCTTCGGCGACGAGTACAGCGCCAAGAACCCGTTCGAGACCGGCCAGGTGGCGATGGCGATCGACGGCGAGTGGCGGACCCAGTCGATCGCCGACGACAACGCCTCCCTCGACTGGGCCACCGCGCCGTTCCCGGTGCCCGACGCGCAGGCCGCCACGTACGGCCGCGGCTACCTGACCGGCACCATCATCGGCATCGCCCGCACCAGCCAGAAGCAGGCCGCTGCCTGGCAGTTGGTGAAGTACCTGACCACCGACACGGACGCGGTGGTGAACTTCGCCAACGCCATCCACAACGTGCCCAGCACCATAGCCGCGCTCAACTCGCCCAAGCTGACCAGCGATCCGAACTTCAAGACCTTCCTGGATGTGGCCCGCAACCCCAACTCCTCCACCACGCCCGCCAGTATCAACGGCGGCGCCTACCAGGTGAGCCTGCAGAACTTCGCCTACGACGTGGAGAGCGGCAAGCAGACCGACCTGGCGGGCGGCCTCGCGGCCACCGACAAGGAGATCGACGCGGCCGTGGCCCAGGCGAAGTGA
- a CDS encoding N-acetylglucosamine kinase: MDHHPLEADLPVAEGADDAARCGVLAIDAGNSKTDVALVAADGRLLGTARGGGFAPQLEGAEAAVAALAPLVAAASEAAGLAPTRGPLARHVHACLANADLPVEEQQLERALAARGWGRTVAVANDTFGLLRAGTDTPRGVAVVCGAGINCVGLLPDGRTARFPALGQLTGDWGGGGGLAAEAMWHAARAEDGRGPATALADAIAAHFALPSATAVAAAMHLGELARERLHEIVPVLFDCATKGDTAALALIDRQAEEISRLAWVALGRLDLLEEPTPLVLGGGVLAAEHPLLLDNLTERLRVLTPWAQPRIVTAPPVLGAALLGLDRLAAGGLGGGPTAQRRLREAYGGAAAVAA; the protein is encoded by the coding sequence ATGGACCACCACCCGCTGGAAGCAGACCTGCCCGTTGCCGAGGGCGCCGATGACGCAGCCCGCTGCGGCGTGCTCGCGATCGACGCCGGCAACAGCAAGACCGACGTCGCACTCGTGGCCGCCGACGGCCGACTGCTCGGCACCGCCCGCGGTGGCGGCTTCGCCCCGCAGCTGGAGGGGGCCGAGGCGGCCGTCGCCGCGCTCGCGCCCCTGGTCGCGGCGGCGAGCGAGGCGGCCGGGCTCGCGCCCACCCGCGGTCCCCTGGCGCGGCACGTCCATGCCTGCCTGGCCAACGCCGACCTGCCCGTCGAGGAGCAGCAGTTGGAGCGCGCACTGGCCGCGCGCGGTTGGGGCCGCACGGTCGCGGTCGCCAACGACACCTTCGGCCTGCTGCGGGCCGGCACCGACACGCCGCGCGGGGTGGCCGTGGTCTGCGGCGCCGGGATCAACTGCGTGGGCCTGCTGCCCGATGGCCGCACCGCGCGGTTCCCGGCGCTCGGCCAGCTGACCGGCGACTGGGGCGGCGGCGGCGGGCTGGCCGCCGAGGCGATGTGGCACGCGGCCAGGGCCGAGGACGGCCGCGGCCCCGCCACCGCGCTGGCCGACGCGATCGCCGCGCACTTCGCCCTCCCCAGCGCCACCGCCGTCGCGGCGGCGATGCACCTGGGCGAGCTGGCCAGGGAGCGGCTGCACGAGATCGTCCCGGTGCTCTTCGACTGCGCGACCAAGGGGGACACCGCCGCGTTGGCGCTGATCGACCGGCAGGCCGAGGAGATCAGCCGGCTGGCCTGGGTCGCGCTGGGCCGCCTGGACCTGCTCGAGGAGCCCACCCCGCTGGTGCTCGGCGGCGGGGTGCTGGCGGCCGAACACCCACTGCTGCTGGACAACCTGACCGAGCGGCTGCGCGTCCTGACGCCGTGGGCGCAGCCGCGCATCGTCACCGCGCCGCCGGTGCTGGGCGCGGCGCTGCTCGGCCTGGACCGGCTGGCGGCCGGCGGCCTGGGCGGCGGCCCCACCGCCCAGCGTCGGCTGCGCGAGGCGTACGGCGGCGCGGCGGCGGTGGCGGCCTGA
- a CDS encoding MFS transporter codes for MSTTTDVLRHRPFRYLTAGRAMTVLANSMAPVALSFAVLDLTGSVSDLGLVVGARSLANVLALLFGGVLADRVRRSVLLQGSALGAALVQGGLAVSLLLHWASLPLLVVLSLANGVLAALSFPAAAALMPQTVPPGELRQANAVARMGVNLGMIAGSSLGGLLAATAGAGWALAVDAAALAVAGGCYLLVRQAAAERVAERAATRPLAELRDGWREFASRSWIWVVVLQFLVVNAAYSGSVQVLGPGIAQATIGRTAWGVALAVQMAGAVVAGLLATRLRVRRALLLGVALVGVDALTVLTLAQRPGAVALSAMLFVSGFALELFGVAWDLSLQQNVPADRLARVYSIDALGSFLALPLGEMAVGPLSHRFGQRPTLLVAAALIALATGAALTSRAVRTLAVREEPTADAPTTEVSPATTEPGVQPVAAG; via the coding sequence ATGAGCACCACCACGGACGTGTTACGGCATCGACCCTTCCGCTACCTGACCGCCGGGCGGGCCATGACGGTGCTGGCCAACTCCATGGCACCGGTGGCCCTTTCGTTCGCGGTGCTCGATCTGACCGGGTCGGTGAGCGATCTCGGCCTGGTGGTCGGAGCCCGGTCGCTGGCCAATGTGCTGGCGCTGCTCTTCGGCGGGGTGCTCGCCGACCGGGTGCGGCGCTCGGTGCTGCTACAGGGCTCGGCGCTGGGAGCCGCCTTGGTCCAGGGCGGGTTGGCGGTCAGCCTGCTGCTGCACTGGGCCTCGCTGCCGCTGCTGGTGGTGCTGAGCCTGGCCAACGGGGTGCTCGCCGCGCTCTCGTTCCCCGCCGCGGCCGCTCTGATGCCGCAGACGGTGCCGCCCGGCGAGCTGCGGCAGGCCAACGCGGTGGCCCGGATGGGGGTCAACCTCGGGATGATCGCGGGAAGTTCACTCGGCGGTCTGCTGGCCGCCACGGCCGGCGCCGGCTGGGCGCTGGCGGTGGATGCGGCCGCGCTGGCGGTGGCCGGCGGCTGCTACCTGCTGGTCCGGCAGGCCGCCGCCGAGCGCGTGGCGGAGCGGGCGGCGACCCGTCCGCTGGCCGAACTACGCGATGGCTGGAGGGAGTTCGCCTCCCGCAGCTGGATCTGGGTGGTGGTGCTCCAGTTCCTGGTGGTCAACGCGGCGTACTCCGGCTCGGTCCAGGTGCTCGGCCCCGGTATCGCGCAGGCCACCATCGGGCGCACGGCCTGGGGGGTGGCGCTGGCCGTCCAGATGGCCGGGGCGGTGGTGGCCGGACTGCTGGCGACCCGACTTCGGGTGCGGCGCGCACTCCTGCTCGGGGTCGCCCTGGTCGGCGTCGACGCCCTGACCGTTCTGACACTGGCCCAGCGCCCTGGCGCGGTGGCACTCAGCGCGATGCTCTTCGTCTCCGGCTTCGCCCTCGAACTGTTCGGCGTGGCCTGGGACTTGTCGTTGCAGCAGAACGTCCCGGCCGACCGGTTGGCGCGGGTCTACTCGATCGACGCGCTCGGCTCCTTCCTGGCGCTGCCGCTGGGCGAGATGGCGGTGGGGCCGCTGTCCCACCGGTTCGGCCAGCGCCCGACCCTGCTGGTGGCCGCCGCGCTGATCGCGCTGGCCACGGGCGCGGCGCTGACCAGCCGCGCGGTGCGTACCCTCGCGGTGCGCGAGGAGCCGACGGCAGACGCACCGACGACGGAGGTATCGCCGGCGACGACGGAACCAGGCGTGCAGCCCGTCGCCGCCGGTTGA
- a CDS encoding carbohydrate ABC transporter permease — MTTSPRPAAATARGAALRRKHRREAYRTLAFLSPWLIGFGFFFAYPLISTVYFSFMKYDGFTAPVFTGLKNWDYVFNHYPFFWQGLGNTLWLVVVMVALRVVFGLGIGLLITKVKSGAGFFRTAFYLPYLAPPVAATIAFAFLLNPGTGPVNHALAQLGLPQPGWFNDPSWSKPALTMLALWGIGDLMVIFLAALLDVPQEQYEAAELDGAGAFKKFRFVTVPHIAPIVVFAVVTGVIQTMQYYTQAIVAGKVASGVIGGSGQQFEPGYPRGSTWTLPQMVYNLGFQRFDTGSACVVALILFAISMAFTSLLLRRRAGFVTGED; from the coding sequence ATGACCACCTCCCCCCGGCCCGCCGCGGCAACCGCCAGGGGCGCCGCGCTGCGCCGCAAGCACCGCCGTGAGGCCTACCGCACGCTGGCCTTCCTGTCGCCCTGGCTGATCGGCTTCGGCTTCTTCTTCGCCTATCCGCTCATCTCCACCGTCTACTTCTCCTTCATGAAGTACGACGGCTTCACCGCCCCCGTCTTCACCGGCCTGAAGAACTGGGACTACGTCTTCAACCACTACCCGTTCTTCTGGCAGGGCCTGGGCAACACGCTCTGGCTGGTGGTGGTGATGGTGGCGCTGCGGGTGGTCTTCGGGCTGGGGATCGGGCTGCTGATCACCAAGGTGAAGAGCGGTGCCGGCTTCTTCCGCACCGCGTTCTACCTGCCCTACCTGGCCCCGCCGGTGGCCGCCACGATCGCCTTCGCGTTCCTGCTCAACCCGGGCACCGGGCCGGTGAACCACGCGCTGGCCCAGCTCGGCCTGCCGCAGCCCGGCTGGTTCAACGACCCCAGCTGGTCGAAGCCCGCGCTGACCATGCTGGCGCTGTGGGGCATCGGCGACCTGATGGTGATCTTCCTGGCCGCGCTGCTCGACGTCCCCCAGGAGCAGTACGAGGCAGCCGAGTTGGACGGTGCCGGGGCGTTCAAGAAGTTCCGCTTCGTCACCGTCCCGCACATCGCGCCGATCGTGGTCTTCGCGGTGGTGACCGGCGTGATCCAGACCATGCAGTACTACACCCAGGCGATCGTGGCCGGGAAGGTGGCCAGCGGCGTGATCGGCGGCTCCGGCCAGCAGTTCGAGCCCGGCTACCCGCGCGGCTCCACCTGGACACTGCCGCAGATGGTCTACAACCTCGGCTTCCAGCGCTTCGACACCGGCTCGGCCTGCGTGGTCGCCCTGATCCTGTTCGCCATCTCGATGGCCTTCACCAGCCTGCTGCTGCGCCGTCGGGCCGGCTTCGTGACCGGCGAGGACTGA
- a CDS encoding carbohydrate ABC transporter permease, giving the protein MTLTSSPRLARPLDAPARTDAHRAARRRAALHWVAVHTTAIAAALFFLLPFVFVFLTSVMSDRQALTTDYWPQHWQWGNYVKVWQTPGFLTWWRNTLVYAVAGTVLTVVSSLPVAYALARFRFRGRNLALMAVISMMMLPPQVTVIPMYLFWAKQLHLTGTLWPLVIPMAFGDAFTIFLLRQFLLTIPREYTEAARVDGCGELRTLLRVILPMARPAIAAVALFQFFYCWNDYFGPQIYASENPGAWTLSYGLESFKGAHHTNWNLTMAATLLIMAPVIVLFFFAQKAFIEGVTLTGVKG; this is encoded by the coding sequence ATGACCCTGACCTCCTCCCCGCGACTGGCCCGACCGCTCGACGCGCCCGCCCGCACCGACGCCCACCGGGCGGCGCGCCGGCGCGCCGCCCTGCACTGGGTGGCCGTGCACACCACCGCGATCGCCGCCGCGCTCTTCTTCCTGCTGCCGTTCGTCTTCGTCTTCCTCACCTCGGTGATGTCCGACCGCCAGGCGCTGACCACCGACTACTGGCCGCAGCACTGGCAGTGGGGCAACTACGTCAAGGTGTGGCAGACCCCGGGCTTCCTGACCTGGTGGCGCAACACCCTGGTGTACGCGGTCGCGGGCACCGTGCTGACGGTGGTCTCCAGCCTGCCGGTCGCCTACGCGCTGGCCCGGTTCCGGTTCCGCGGCCGCAACCTGGCGCTGATGGCGGTCATCTCGATGATGATGCTGCCGCCGCAGGTGACGGTCATTCCGATGTACCTGTTCTGGGCCAAGCAGCTGCACCTGACCGGCACCCTGTGGCCGCTGGTCATCCCGATGGCCTTCGGTGACGCCTTCACCATCTTCCTGCTGAGGCAGTTCCTGCTGACCATCCCCAGGGAGTACACCGAGGCGGCCCGGGTCGACGGCTGCGGGGAGCTGCGGACCCTGCTGCGGGTGATCCTGCCGATGGCCCGCCCGGCGATCGCGGCCGTGGCCCTGTTCCAGTTCTTCTACTGCTGGAACGACTACTTCGGGCCGCAGATCTACGCCAGCGAGAACCCCGGCGCCTGGACGCTCTCCTACGGCCTGGAGTCCTTCAAGGGCGCCCACCACACCAACTGGAACCTGACCATGGCGGCCACCCTGCTGATCATGGCACCGGTCATCGTTCTCTTCTTCTTCGCTCAAAAGGCCTTCATCGAAGGCGTCACACTGACAGGGGTCAAGGGCTGA
- a CDS encoding HNH endonuclease, with translation MPHVLVLNASYEPLGVVSMRRALILVLNHKAVSLEDSGVTMHSATSAVTAPSVVRLTRFVRVPFCGPVPLTRRALFARDHGRCVYCGAAATSVDHVIPRSRGGQHRWDNVVAACRRCNHMKADRHLTELGWRMKRPPAPPSGLAWRIIGTGIRDPRWRPYLEPYGGTDQFRDFEHHDHTDHAGAPVPLGRSRPVHRGEQSEALTA, from the coding sequence GTGCCGCATGTCCTGGTCCTCAACGCGTCCTACGAGCCACTCGGCGTCGTATCGATGCGCCGCGCACTCATCCTCGTCCTCAACCACAAGGCGGTCAGCCTGGAGGACTCGGGTGTCACTATGCACAGCGCCACCAGCGCCGTTACGGCGCCCTCCGTGGTGCGGCTCACCCGGTTCGTCCGGGTGCCGTTCTGCGGGCCAGTTCCACTCACCCGCCGCGCACTGTTCGCCCGTGACCACGGGCGTTGCGTCTACTGCGGGGCCGCCGCGACCAGCGTCGACCACGTGATCCCGCGCAGCCGCGGCGGGCAGCACCGCTGGGACAACGTGGTGGCGGCCTGCCGCCGCTGCAACCACATGAAGGCCGATCGCCACCTGACCGAGCTCGGGTGGCGGATGAAGCGACCTCCGGCCCCGCCCAGCGGGCTGGCCTGGCGCATCATCGGCACCGGGATCAGGGACCCGCGCTGGCGGCCCTACCTGGAGCCGTACGGCGGCACGGACCAGTTCCGTGACTTCGAACACCACGACCATACCGACCACGCGGGAGCACCGGTTCCGCTGGGCCGGTCCCGTCCCGTCCACCGCGGTGAGCAGTCGGAGGCACTCACCGCCTGA